One window of the Carnobacterium maltaromaticum DSM 20342 genome contains the following:
- a CDS encoding YdiK family protein, producing the protein MSKNGFFIQIIFNYILAAVFIWFAVDFVSTSGWGFFTILCVLIATNDFVRATKMLQIYLQISKSNKPK; encoded by the coding sequence ATGAGTAAAAACGGGTTTTTCATTCAAATTATTTTCAATTATATTTTAGCCGCTGTATTCATTTGGTTTGCTGTTGATTTTGTCTCAACTTCTGGCTGGGGATTTTTTACAATCCTTTGTGTTTTAATTGCCACTAATGATTTTGTTCGTGCGACAAAAATGCTCCAAATTTATCTACAAATTAGTAAAAGCAACAAACCTAAATAG
- a CDS encoding CPBP family intramembrane glutamic endopeptidase, with protein sequence MKLTIKHTSIAILFTYLLAQLLPVLLAQIAPKQLKIEFVVYGTLLFFALGTLIMIQLNRKSTIRNSITLQKSLSLKQAITWGIIGVFAAIIMQKLAQFIEVHLFQQTIASQNSAEIFAIINKYPLFLLTTVLFGPIMEEFVFRKVIFGFFFDLSGAVGAAVISSLLFAFVHMDGHFLVYSTMGLVFCFLYTKTKNIATPIIAHVLMNTIAVILSLI encoded by the coding sequence TTGAAATTAACCATTAAACATACATCCATTGCGATACTATTCACGTATCTTCTCGCTCAACTTCTACCGGTTTTATTGGCACAAATTGCGCCTAAACAGCTGAAAATTGAATTCGTAGTCTATGGAACGTTATTATTTTTTGCTTTAGGTACTCTTATAATGATACAATTGAATCGAAAATCAACTATTCGGAACAGCATTACTTTGCAAAAATCACTTTCGCTTAAACAGGCTATTACTTGGGGAATTATCGGTGTTTTTGCCGCAATAATTATGCAAAAATTAGCACAATTTATTGAAGTTCATTTATTTCAGCAAACTATTGCTTCACAAAATTCAGCTGAAATTTTTGCGATTATCAACAAGTATCCTTTATTTTTATTGACGACTGTTTTATTTGGTCCTATTATGGAAGAGTTTGTTTTTCGTAAAGTTATTTTTGGTTTTTTCTTTGATTTAAGTGGAGCTGTTGGCGCTGCTGTAATTAGCTCCCTATTATTCGCTTTTGTGCATATGGATGGTCATTTTTTAGTTTATTCAACAATGGGCTTGGTCTTTTGCTTTTTATATACGAAAACCAAAAATATCGCCACACCTATTATTGCCCATGTATTAATGAATACAATTGCAGTGATTTTAAGTCTAATTTAA
- the groES gene encoding co-chaperone GroES — protein MLKPLGDRVIIEVAKEQEKTIGGIVLTSSAQEKPQTGTVIAIGEGRVLENGTKVDIAVKVGDTVLFEKYAGAEVKYDGKEYLVVKEHDLVAIVD, from the coding sequence GTGTTAAAACCATTAGGAGATCGAGTTATAATTGAAGTTGCTAAAGAACAAGAGAAAACTATCGGTGGCATTGTGCTAACGAGTTCAGCACAGGAAAAACCTCAAACTGGAACAGTCATCGCTATTGGCGAAGGCCGTGTGCTAGAAAATGGTACGAAAGTTGATATCGCTGTTAAAGTAGGCGATACCGTTTTATTTGAAAAATATGCTGGTGCTGAAGTTAAGTATGATGGCAAAGAATATTTAGTCGTAAAAGAACATGATTTAGTCGCAATCGTTGACTAA
- the groL gene encoding chaperonin GroEL (60 kDa chaperone family; promotes refolding of misfolded polypeptides especially under stressful conditions; forms two stacked rings of heptamers to form a barrel-shaped 14mer; ends can be capped by GroES; misfolded proteins enter the barrel where they are refolded when GroES binds), whose translation MAKDIKFAEDARSAMLRGVDILANTVKVTLGPKGRNVVLEKSFGSPLITNDGVTIAKEIELEDHFENMGAKLVSEVASKTNDIAGDGTTTATVLTQAIVREGLKNVTAGANPVGIRRGIELATKTAVEELHAISKVVNSKEAIAQVAAISSDDERIGQLIADAMEKVGNDGVITIEESKGIETELDVVEGMQFDRGYLSQYMVTDNDKMEAVLENPYILITDKKISNIQDVLPMLEQIIQQGRPLLIIADDVDGEALPTLVLNKIRGTFNVVAVKAPGFGDRRKAMLEDIAILTGGTVITDDLGLELKDTTIEQLGHAGKAVVTKDATTIVEGAGAKENIEHRVALIKAQAADTTSDFDKEKLQERLAKLSGGVAVVKVGAATETELRERKLRIEDALNATRAAVEEGIVAGGGTALINVQKKVSELEAEGDIATGIRIVLRSLEEPLRQIAENAGLEGSVIVDKLKHVEAGIGFNAANGEWVNMIEAGIVDPTKVTRSALQNAASVAALLLTTEAVVADKPAPEAPMGGGAGMDPSMMGGMM comes from the coding sequence ATGGCAAAAGACATTAAATTTGCAGAAGATGCACGTAGCGCAATGTTACGCGGAGTAGATATTTTAGCGAATACAGTCAAAGTAACTTTAGGACCTAAAGGACGTAACGTTGTCCTAGAAAAATCATTTGGTTCACCACTTATCACAAATGATGGTGTAACAATTGCAAAAGAGATTGAACTAGAAGATCACTTTGAAAATATGGGCGCAAAATTAGTTTCAGAAGTTGCTTCTAAAACGAATGATATCGCAGGAGACGGAACGACAACTGCAACTGTTTTAACACAAGCAATTGTACGTGAAGGCTTAAAAAACGTAACAGCAGGAGCAAACCCAGTTGGAATTCGTCGTGGGATTGAATTAGCAACTAAAACAGCGGTTGAAGAATTACACGCTATTTCAAAAGTCGTTAATTCAAAAGAAGCGATTGCACAAGTAGCAGCAATTTCATCTGATGACGAGCGCATTGGTCAATTGATTGCTGACGCAATGGAAAAAGTTGGCAATGATGGTGTGATTACGATTGAAGAATCAAAAGGAATTGAAACTGAATTAGACGTTGTTGAAGGTATGCAATTTGACCGTGGTTACCTATCTCAATATATGGTAACAGACAACGATAAAATGGAAGCAGTTCTAGAAAACCCGTATATCTTGATTACAGACAAGAAAATTTCAAATATCCAAGATGTTTTACCAATGCTTGAACAAATTATCCAACAAGGTCGTCCATTATTAATTATTGCTGATGATGTTGACGGAGAAGCATTGCCTACATTAGTACTAAATAAAATTCGTGGAACATTCAATGTTGTAGCTGTTAAAGCACCAGGATTTGGCGATCGTCGTAAAGCTATGCTAGAAGACATTGCGATTTTAACAGGTGGAACAGTTATTACAGATGATTTAGGTCTAGAATTAAAAGATACAACAATCGAACAATTAGGTCACGCTGGTAAAGCCGTAGTGACAAAAGATGCAACAACGATTGTTGAAGGTGCAGGAGCCAAAGAAAACATTGAACACCGTGTTGCCTTAATCAAAGCTCAAGCAGCAGATACTACATCTGATTTTGATAAAGAAAAATTACAAGAACGTTTAGCAAAACTTTCTGGCGGAGTAGCAGTAGTTAAAGTTGGAGCAGCTACCGAAACAGAATTAAGAGAACGCAAATTACGTATTGAAGATGCGTTAAATGCCACTCGTGCAGCAGTTGAAGAAGGAATCGTTGCCGGTGGTGGAACAGCCTTAATTAACGTTCAAAAGAAAGTTTCTGAATTAGAAGCAGAAGGCGACATCGCAACAGGAATTAGAATTGTATTACGTTCACTAGAAGAACCATTACGCCAAATCGCTGAAAATGCTGGACTTGAAGGTTCAGTCATTGTTGATAAATTAAAACATGTTGAAGCGGGAATTGGTTTCAATGCAGCTAACGGTGAATGGGTAAATATGATCGAAGCTGGGATTGTTGATCCAACTAAAGTAACACGTAGCGCATTGCAAAATGCAGCTAGTGTTGCAGCTCTATTATTAACAACAGAAGCAGTTGTTGCTGACAAACCAGCTCCAGAAGCACCAATGGGTGGCGGCGCTGGAATGGACCCATCAATGATGGGCGGCATGATGTAA
- a CDS encoding linear amide C-N hydrolase: MCTGISLKTVEQTIFWGRTQEFDLDLPYQGVIIPKDYLIEDTLTAFETKYAVMGIGVKGMSTMIDGVNQAGIAGGSFYFAHYNNYSSEKSIKDQGKKALRGQEVVLWALSNCATLEEIKTRINSEIGVAEGELSLPQHYVFQDTKGNSIVVEPSIENGFKIFDNPIGIFTNNPPFDWHLINLQNYVQLSSQTVEGIQLGNESVFSPGKGSGLLGIPGDYTPQSRFVRATALKFLSAKVTKEEAVGHLFHLFNSFDIPKGVVQSKGNATSQTTHYTVVYDLAEKIIYFHNYENRQIQTLKFKEEAQQSKTITRFELEKTPQILEMKEIKN; the protein is encoded by the coding sequence ATGTGTACAGGTATTTCATTAAAAACAGTTGAACAGACTATTTTTTGGGGAAGAACACAAGAATTTGATTTAGATTTACCGTACCAAGGAGTAATTATCCCTAAAGACTATTTAATAGAGGATACATTAACAGCGTTTGAGACAAAGTATGCAGTTATGGGAATTGGTGTGAAAGGTATGTCGACTATGATTGATGGAGTCAATCAAGCTGGTATTGCTGGAGGAAGTTTTTATTTTGCCCATTACAATAACTATTCAAGTGAAAAAAGTATCAAAGATCAAGGAAAAAAAGCATTGCGTGGCCAAGAAGTTGTCCTATGGGCACTATCGAATTGTGCTACTTTAGAAGAAATTAAAACAAGAATTAATAGTGAAATTGGAGTGGCGGAAGGAGAGTTATCCTTACCACAGCATTATGTTTTTCAAGATACCAAAGGGAATTCAATCGTAGTAGAGCCTTCTATTGAAAATGGTTTTAAAATTTTTGACAATCCAATCGGTATTTTTACTAACAATCCTCCTTTTGATTGGCATTTAATTAATTTACAAAATTATGTTCAACTTTCAAGTCAGACAGTAGAAGGAATCCAACTTGGTAACGAGTCAGTATTTTCTCCTGGAAAAGGTTCTGGTTTATTAGGAATTCCAGGAGATTATACACCGCAATCAAGATTTGTTCGAGCAACAGCTTTAAAATTTTTATCAGCAAAGGTCACGAAAGAAGAGGCTGTAGGACATCTTTTCCATTTATTTAATAGCTTTGATATCCCTAAAGGTGTTGTTCAATCTAAAGGAAATGCGACTTCTCAAACAACCCATTATACAGTCGTATATGATCTAGCCGAAAAAATCATCTACTTTCATAATTATGAAAATAGACAAATTCAAACACTTAAATTTAAAGAAGAAGCGCAACAATCAAAAACGATTACCCGTTTTGAACTAGAAAAAACACCTCAGATTTTGGAGATGAAGGAAATAAAAAATTAA
- the galE gene encoding UDP-glucose 4-epimerase GalE gives MTVLVLGGAGYIGSHAVDQLITKGYDVAVVDNLKTGHKESLSDKARFYQGDIRDKAFMEDVFTKENIEGVIHFAASSLVGESMEIPLDYFNNNVYGTQVVLEVMEKYNVKSIIFSSSAATYGEPKVIPIEETAATNPESTYGETKLMMEKMLKWCDKAYGMRFVALRYFNVAGAKLDGTIGEDHNPESHLLPIILQTALGQREKFTIYGEDYETPDGTCIRDYVHVVDLIDAHILALEYLQAGNSSNTFNLGSSTGFSVKQMLEAAREVTGKEIPATVVSRRAGDPSTLIAASDKAREVLGWKPQYTDVNKIIESAWNWHGKHPEGY, from the coding sequence ATGACAGTATTAGTATTAGGTGGAGCTGGTTATATAGGCTCACATGCAGTAGACCAATTGATTACGAAAGGCTATGATGTAGCTGTCGTTGATAATTTGAAGACAGGACATAAAGAATCATTGTCAGATAAAGCGCGTTTTTATCAAGGAGATATTCGTGACAAAGCTTTTATGGAAGATGTTTTCACTAAAGAAAATATTGAAGGTGTCATTCATTTTGCCGCAAGTTCTTTAGTAGGGGAGTCAATGGAGATACCTTTAGACTATTTTAACAATAACGTTTATGGCACACAAGTAGTGTTAGAAGTGATGGAAAAATATAATGTTAAATCCATTATATTTTCTTCATCGGCAGCAACTTATGGAGAACCAAAAGTCATTCCAATTGAGGAGACAGCAGCAACAAATCCAGAAAGTACGTATGGTGAAACAAAGTTAATGATGGAAAAAATGTTGAAATGGTGTGATAAAGCCTATGGTATGCGCTTTGTTGCGTTACGATATTTTAATGTTGCCGGAGCAAAATTAGATGGAACAATTGGAGAGGATCATAATCCAGAGTCACATTTATTGCCAATTATCTTGCAAACTGCCCTTGGTCAAAGAGAGAAATTTACGATTTATGGTGAAGATTATGAGACACCAGACGGTACTTGTATTCGTGATTACGTTCATGTGGTGGATTTAATTGATGCACATATTTTAGCCTTGGAATACTTACAGGCTGGAAATTCAAGTAATACCTTCAATTTAGGCAGCTCAACGGGCTTTTCTGTTAAGCAGATGTTAGAAGCTGCTAGAGAAGTGACTGGGAAAGAAATTCCAGCTACAGTTGTTTCACGTCGTGCAGGAGATCCTAGTACATTAATTGCTGCTAGTGATAAAGCTCGTGAAGTATTAGGATGGAAACCTCAATATACAGACGTCAATAAAATTATTGAATCTGCTTGGAATTGGCATGGGAAGCATCCAGAAGGGTACTAA
- a CDS encoding DUF3829 domain-containing protein produces the protein MNKKINRLFVGLSLLFIVVFAFGCGKKNTINKSQIENTAIIEKYNRYMDLFKFTNVELVGLNNQLVETINKDTTEEKEYQLQVLDEDFLTDYDKLITQTRIAIDLTPKFDADKNARQLIDVLEDEKEILEKIHSYYLKKDSIEDNSSKRKELELQFLETAGTVSKKSEKFNQTMVKISEELIGKDKEENIKNNKSVNYNVILIVSDVIKIVNMDLDKEKNKEKLLIVQNNLAEQVEQLKSTSISDLEKEGFDEKSIKNYIENIELFTTTINDPHQDENTVQQNYYKILIAYNLATR, from the coding sequence ATGAATAAAAAAATAAATAGGTTGTTTGTTGGACTGAGTTTGTTATTTATCGTAGTATTTGCATTTGGTTGTGGAAAAAAAAATACTATTAATAAGAGTCAAATTGAAAATACAGCAATAATTGAAAAGTATAATAGATATATGGATTTGTTTAAATTTACTAATGTAGAATTAGTTGGACTAAATAATCAGCTTGTTGAAACAATTAATAAAGATACGACAGAAGAAAAAGAGTATCAATTACAAGTTTTGGATGAAGACTTTTTGACTGATTACGATAAATTAATAACTCAAACAAGAATAGCTATAGATTTAACACCAAAATTTGATGCTGATAAAAATGCTAGACAATTAATTGATGTTTTAGAAGATGAAAAAGAAATCCTTGAAAAGATTCACTCTTATTATTTAAAAAAAGATTCTATAGAGGATAATTCTAGCAAAAGAAAAGAATTAGAGTTGCAGTTTTTAGAAACTGCAGGAACAGTTTCCAAAAAATCAGAAAAATTTAACCAAACTATGGTAAAAATTAGCGAAGAACTGATAGGGAAAGATAAAGAAGAAAATATAAAGAATAATAAATCTGTTAATTATAATGTGATTCTAATTGTTAGTGATGTAATAAAAATAGTTAATATGGATTTAGACAAAGAAAAAAACAAAGAAAAATTACTAATAGTACAGAATAATCTAGCTGAACAGGTAGAACAACTAAAAAGTACAAGCATTTCAGATCTTGAAAAAGAGGGGTTTGATGAAAAGTCGATAAAAAATTATATAGAGAATATTGAATTGTTTACTACGACTATAAATGATCCACATCAAGATGAAAATACTGTTCAACAGAATTATTACAAGATTTTGATTGCTTATAACTTAGCTACAAGATAG